One Gemmatimonadaceae bacterium genomic window, CTCTGCCAACGCGAACGGACCCGTCGGGACCGCCCGAAACGCCGATGCGCTCGACGGTCCGGGCCATCTCCTCGCGCCAGGCCGCGGCCATGCGCGCGATGGTAAGGAGATCTCGAGGGAACGCTGGTCTGACGCGCGTAATCGCGGGCAGGATGTCGTGACGGACGCGATTTCTGAGATGCGCCCGCGACTCGTTTGATGGATCATCCACATGCCTGATGCGCCGCTTCGCCGCATAGCGAGCGAGATCGGCGCGGCGAAGACCGATGAACGGGCGTACGATGTCCGATTCGGCGAACAGACCGGCGAGTCCGCGCGGCCCCGCTTCGCGGAGGATGCGCATGAACACCGTCTCGAGCTGATCGTCCAGCGTGTGGGCGGTGGCGACTACGCCGCTGAAGTGCGACGCGGTCGCGCGGAGAAAACGCCATCTTTCCTCGCGCCATTCCTGCTCACGGGTGCCGCGCCGGGCAGTCACACCGACGACGCATCGCAGACCCAGAGTCGTCGCCCGCTTTTCGACGAGCTTCGCGGCCTTCGACGCATGCTGCCCGGTACCGTGATCGAACGTCGCGACGAGCAACCCCGAACGGGGCCCCAACAGACTCGCCGCCACGGCGTCGAGAAGAACCATGGAATCGAGCCCGCCCGAAACAGCAAGCACGACGCGCTCGCGGCGGTGGAGAGCCGAAGCCGTTGCCTGAAGCACGCCGGCTTCTTCATCAGGACGGATTCCCATGGTATTTTAAATCTAAACCACCGCCGCACTGGAGTAATGCATGGAAACACACGGTCCGCTTGGCACGCTATGGGTCTCCGTGGGCCTCATCGGCTTCTACCTGGCGCTCATCTGGCTCAACGCGCTGCTCGGTCTCGTCCTGACCCCGCTGTTCCTGATCCCGCAGACGTGGCTGATGGACAAGCTCAAGCAGAGAAAGGAAGAGAAATCCCGCCGCGCCGGGGCCACTGCCTGAGTCCTGGCATGTCAGGCGCCGGCTACCAATCGTACAGCGCGGAATAGAACGCCCGATTGCGCACGATACTCCGGACGTAGTCCCGGGTTTCGATGAAAGGGATGCGCTCGGTGAACAGCTCGGGGTCGTTCGCGCCGGCTTTCTGTATCCACCTTGCGACACGCGATTCGCCGGCGTTGTAGGCGGCCAGGACGCGCTCGATCTGCGACGTCCGCCTGAACAGGGCCGTCAGGTGCTGTGTGCCGAGGCGGATGTTGATCGCCGGATCGTACAGCGACTCATCGGTGTAGCCGGCGACGCCCTTCGATTTCGCGATCGTTCTGCCCACCGATGGCATTAGCTGCATCAACCCGCGTGCGCCGACGCGTGACGTAGCACGCGGGTTGAAGTTGGACTCCTGCCTGATGAGCGACGCGACGAGCACCGGATCGATCCCGTTGGCCTTCGAGCTCTCGATCAGCGTCTCGCGCTCGAGCACTGGATACATCAGCCGATAGTTCTGCGCGCTCGGGCCGATCTCGGCCACGGCGCGATGGCCGAGGGCGATCGAGCGCGACGACTGGTTCGTGCCGGCGAGCGCGTGTGCGGTCGCGACGAGGCGACGCGGATTCTGCGGAGCATCGCGGAAAAGGCGGTCGTACTCGAAATTTGCTTCCGTCTCCATTCCGAAGTTCTTGAGCAGCGCGATGCGCCCGGTTGCTGCGTCTATGTCGGGCAACGTCGGATAGTTGTCGTCGCGTGAACGGTCGGTCAGGAGCGGAACGCCGAGGCGTTTCGCGCTTTGCACCGAGTAGTACGAAGCGCCCTCGCGGGCGAGGAGCTGCCGCCACCTCTTGTTGGCCGCGGCGGTGTCGCCGCGCGCTCTCCACGCGCGCCCGCTCCAGTACGCGGCGGCAAGCGCGTCGTCGCTCTGCGGGTACTGCGCCACCACCGAGTCGAGCTCGTTACCAGCCGTTCGGTATTCGCCCGCGATGTATGCAATGAGCCCCGCGCGAAACAACGCGACCGGAGCGTGACGCGTTCGCGGAAAACGTCCGGCGAGCGCCACGAGAGTGGAACGCGCGCCTGCATCCCGCATGTCGTCGGTGGCCAGATCGGACAGAAGGAGCAGCGCCGACGCCGCGCTGCTGTCTTTCGGGTACGCGGTCGTTATCCGCCGGAGAACAGTTCTCGCCCCGTCCCGCCGTCCCAGCGCGAGCAGAGCCAGCGCACGCTGGTATCGCGCGGCGGCGGCGAGAGGCGCGGGAGCGCTGACGCGATCGAACTCGGCGATCGCTTCCTTGTCGCGATTGAGTCTCGCGAGCATCATCCCGTTGTCGAAATGATCGCGGCTCGTGCCGTGGCCGGCGGCGAATGCCCTGGAGTATCCGGACGCCGCCCGCGCCACGAGGCCCGCCGAGAAGGCGGCTCGCGCAAGCGCGAGATTCTCCGCACCAGTCACCGGCGTGAACATCTTGTCGAAAAGAGCGATCCCGTCGCGTGCACTCTGATTAGCTGGCGATGTGTCGAGGAATGCGACAAGATTTCGCCGCCCCTCCACCATCTTCACCGTGTCGGTCGGCACGAGCATGCCGAGCCGGATCGCGGCGAGACGATCGCCGAGCGCCGTGTACGCCGCGATAGCGCCTTCGACGTCGCCGCTCCGTTCCAGCGCGATCGCGTCGGTCGGACGGCGGCGGTCCTGCGCGACGGGAAGCTCTATCCGCGAGAGCAGCCTCACGCGATCCAATCTGTCGCGTGTCACTCCGGCCGCGCGGAGCAGAAGCCAATCCTTCACCGCCGGCACGCGTCGCGCCGCTTCCTCATAGAGAATGCGAGCGCTGTCGAGATTGTCGGCGCGGTCGAAGGCCCGCGCACGCAGGACGATCTGCCTTTCCGGATCGTCCGACGCGACTGCTACCGAGTCCTTCGACGCCGCGGCAAGGGCCGACGACTCAGGTCGCGCCCCGTCCGAATCCCTGCACGCCGATGAAACGACTGCGACCGCCAGATACAGGAGACGAACAGCTATCTCCACTGCGATCCCGCCCTCTCGAGGAGCTCTTCGGATTCGGCCGGCCCCCATGTGCCCGCCGGATACTGCGGCAGTGATTCCGGGCGATGCTGATCGAAGTAATCGAGCACGGGGTCTATCACCTTCCACGCCACCTCGACCTCATCGCTTCGCGTGAACAGGGTCGCATCGCCGAGCATGCAGTCGAGCAGGAGCGTCTGGTACGCCGGCGGCGCCTCGCCGCCGAAGGCCTCTGCATAGGAGAAATCCATGTCCACGGGCGATATCTCGAACCCCGGCGTGTGTTCGTTTGCCGCTCCGGGCGTCTTTACCT contains:
- a CDS encoding transglycosylase SLT domain-containing protein, producing MEIAVRLLYLAVAVVSSACRDSDGARPESSALAAASKDSVAVASDDPERQIVLRARAFDRADNLDSARILYEEAARRVPAVKDWLLLRAAGVTRDRLDRVRLLSRIELPVAQDRRRPTDAIALERSGDVEGAIAAYTALGDRLAAIRLGMLVPTDTVKMVEGRRNLVAFLDTSPANQSARDGIALFDKMFTPVTGAENLALARAAFSAGLVARAASGYSRAFAAGHGTSRDHFDNGMMLARLNRDKEAIAEFDRVSAPAPLAAAARYQRALALLALGRRDGARTVLRRITTAYPKDSSAASALLLLSDLATDDMRDAGARSTLVALAGRFPRTRHAPVALFRAGLIAYIAGEYRTAGNELDSVVAQYPQSDDALAAAYWSGRAWRARGDTAAANKRWRQLLAREGASYYSVQSAKRLGVPLLTDRSRDDNYPTLPDIDAATGRIALLKNFGMETEANFEYDRLFRDAPQNPRRLVATAHALAGTNQSSRSIALGHRAVAEIGPSAQNYRLMYPVLERETLIESSKANGIDPVLVASLIRQESNFNPRATSRVGARGLMQLMPSVGRTIAKSKGVAGYTDESLYDPAINIRLGTQHLTALFRRTSQIERVLAAYNAGESRVARWIQKAGANDPELFTERIPFIETRDYVRSIVRNRAFYSALYDW
- the tilS gene encoding tRNA lysidine(34) synthetase TilS, whose translation is MGIRPDEEAGVLQATASALHRRERVVLAVSGGLDSMVLLDAVAASLLGPRSGLLVATFDHGTGQHASKAAKLVEKRATTLGLRCVVGVTARRGTREQEWREERWRFLRATASHFSGVVATAHTLDDQLETVFMRILREAGPRGLAGLFAESDIVRPFIGLRRADLARYAAKRRIRHVDDPSNESRAHLRNRVRHDILPAITRVRPAFPRDLLTIARMAAAWREEMARTVERIGVSGGPDGSVRVGRAELAGYDAESLCALWPAIAAEAGVVMDRRGTHRLAEFTIKGRTGGWIQLSGGIEVRMFRDHLLLGRWDAHRVERIRNARLGPGRLRPQARAELA